One Odocoileus virginianus isolate 20LAN1187 ecotype Illinois chromosome 6, Ovbor_1.2, whole genome shotgun sequence DNA segment encodes these proteins:
- the PTGDR gene encoding prostaglandin D2 receptor yields MRPLFYRCHNTTSVEKGNSATMGWVLFSTGLVGNLLALGLLARSGLGSCTPRSPRPPPSVFYVLVFGLTITDLLGKCLVSPFVLSAYAQNRSLRGLLPGSDSSLCQAFAFFMSFFGLASTLQLLAMALECWLSLGHPFFYRRHLTPRRGAMVAPVVGAFCLAFCALPFLGFGKFVQYCPGTWCFFQMVREERSLPVLSFSVLYASLMLLLVLAIVLCNLSAMRNLYAMHRRLRRLLRPGPRERAEPGAGEREATPLHLEELDHLLLLALMTVLFTMCSLPLIYRAYHGAFKAVPEQNGTAEEIEDLRALRFLSVISIVDPWIFIIFRTSVFRMFFHKIFIRPLIYRNWHSNSCQTNMESSL; encoded by the exons ATGAGGCCGCTGTTTTACCGCTGCCACAACACCACGTCGGTGGAGAAGGGCAATTCGGCGACGATGGGCTGGGTGCTCTTCAGCACGGGCCTCGTGGGCAACCTGCTGGCGCTGGGGCTGCTGGCGCGCTCCGGTCTGGGGTCGTGCACGCCGCGCTCGCCGCGCCCGCCGCCCTCCGTCTTCTACGTGCTGGTGTTCGGCCTGACGATCACAGACCTCCTGGGCAAGTGCCTCGTGAGCCCCTTCGTGCTGTCCGCCTATGCGCAGAACCGGAGCCTGCGGGGGCTGCTGCCGGGATCCGACAGCTCTCTGTGCCAAGCCTTCGCCTTCTTCATGTCCTTCTTCGGGCTCGCCTCGACGCTCCAGCTGCTGGCCATGGCCCTGGAGTGCTGGCTTTCCCTGGGGCACCCCTTCTTCTATCGACGGCACCTCACCCCGCGCCGGGGCGCAATGGTGGCGCCGGTGGTGGGCGCCTTCTGCCTCGCTTTCTGCGCGCTGCCCTTCCTGGGCTTCGGGAAGTTCGTGCAGTACTGCCCTGGCACCTGGTGCTTCTTCCAGATGGTCCGCGAGGAGCGCTCGCTGCCCGTGCTGAGCTTCTCGGTGCTCTACGCCAGCCTCATGCTGCTGCTGGTCCTCGCCATCGTGCTGTGCAACCTGAGCGCCATGCGCAACCTCTACGCCATGCACCGGCGGCTGCGGCGACTCCTGCGCCCGGGCCCCAGGGAACGCGCCGAGCCGGGCGCGGGCGAGAGGGAGGCGACCCCGCTGCACCTGGAGGAGCTGGATCACCTCCTGCTGCTAGCCCTCATGACCGTGCTCTTCACCATGTGCTCCCTGCCTTTAATT taTCGTGCTTACCATGGAGCGTTTAAAGCTGTTCCTGAGCAAAATGGAACCGCTGAAGAAATTGAAGACCTCCGAGCCTTGCGCTTTCTCTCTGTGATCTCAATTGTGGACCCTTGGATTTTCATCATTTTCAGAACATCGGTGTTTCGAATGTTTTTTCACAAGATTTTCATAAGGCCTCTCATATATAGAAATTGGCACAGCAATTCTTGCCAAACTAACATGGAATCCAGTCTATAA